One Luteibacter aegosomaticola genomic window carries:
- a CDS encoding glycosyltransferase family 9 protein has translation MSSIVASSRSTASTEGKRTPMHGRLQAFRRRAMAWFVRKAFPSAGNVVAPGQLPRSGMQRILVCRPNHRLGNTLMVTPLLAELETHFPGAEVDLLASGGAARSIFAGFSSLGELFLIDRRAVRHPIATIRTLSRLRSKRYDLVIDAASGSSSGRLAASLARARFQLRVEGMRDAPAHFAARPVHALREALGVPAGAWPLLDLRLGDAERAKGMATLNRVLEANSDRDAPVLAIFPNATGAKCQDASWWQAFLAALFERIGERRVVELVAADGLSRLDNTYPTYFTSDPRKLAAFIEAAGIYISADCGVMHLAAATRATAIGLFNRTDPLRYAPYGARNAGITCDEAGPEQTARRVAMLLGAQGTNA, from the coding sequence ATGTCTTCGATCGTCGCTTCGTCACGCAGCACGGCTTCCACGGAAGGAAAGCGCACGCCCATGCATGGGCGCCTGCAAGCCTTTCGCCGCCGGGCCATGGCCTGGTTCGTTCGTAAAGCGTTTCCTTCCGCAGGCAATGTCGTAGCGCCGGGGCAACTTCCGCGCAGCGGCATGCAGCGCATCCTCGTCTGCCGCCCGAATCACCGGCTGGGCAATACGCTAATGGTGACGCCGCTATTGGCCGAACTTGAAACGCACTTCCCGGGAGCCGAGGTCGACCTGCTAGCCTCCGGGGGTGCTGCACGCAGCATCTTTGCGGGGTTCTCATCGCTCGGAGAATTGTTCCTGATCGACCGGCGCGCGGTGCGCCACCCGATTGCCACGATCCGCACGCTCAGCCGCCTGCGTTCGAAGCGCTACGACCTGGTGATCGATGCGGCCTCCGGCTCATCGTCTGGCCGGCTCGCCGCGAGCCTCGCGCGGGCGCGGTTCCAGTTACGCGTGGAAGGCATGCGTGACGCACCGGCGCATTTCGCCGCGCGTCCGGTACATGCGCTGCGCGAAGCCCTGGGTGTGCCTGCCGGTGCATGGCCGCTGCTCGATCTGCGCCTGGGTGACGCCGAACGGGCCAAAGGCATGGCCACGCTGAACCGCGTGCTGGAAGCGAACAGCGACCGCGATGCGCCCGTGCTCGCCATCTTCCCCAACGCCACCGGTGCGAAGTGCCAGGACGCGTCGTGGTGGCAAGCGTTCCTCGCCGCGCTGTTCGAGCGGATCGGCGAACGCCGCGTGGTCGAACTCGTGGCGGCCGATGGCCTGTCTCGGCTCGATAACACCTATCCCACGTATTTCACCAGCGATCCGCGCAAGCTCGCGGCCTTCATCGAAGCGGCTGGCATCTACATCAGCGCGGATTGCGGCGTGATGCATCTCGCGGCGGCGACACGGGCCACGGCGATCGGGCTGTTCAACCGCACCGATCCCCTGCGTTATGCACCTTACGGAGCACGCAACGCGGGCATCACCTGTGACGAGGCCGGCCCGGAGCAGACCGCGCGACGTGTCGCGATGCTGCTCGGTGCGCAGGGAACGAACGCCTAA
- a CDS encoding sulfite exporter TauE/SafE family protein, giving the protein MFLAVLFICTIVAFTISAVSGGGAGLVLMPVLRAGLPMAQVPVALSLGSAASSVMRMGVFIRHIDWRIVRWFVPASLPGALLGTWLLRHASPAYAELVIGLFLMGNLPMLWRKPRIVAASRPATHGTLAVIGFLAGGISGFTGAVGLLFNGFYLRYGLSRERLVATRAANEIVLHLVKLVLYAYFGLMTREALVAGAVLGAAAIVAAFVSRQVIPRLGEALFRRAGYAAMIVAGVAMLDGSTADLAQRHGVTVQASRVAGGFDAQVRGFGREATLEFRRTEAMEVEYVVAVADLPHHVRTQVEQLAEGADHVMVEAVHTLTRRAFEVHVWRGGVMEKYTL; this is encoded by the coding sequence ATGTTTCTGGCAGTACTTTTCATATGCACCATCGTGGCGTTCACGATCAGCGCGGTGAGCGGCGGCGGGGCAGGCCTGGTGTTGATGCCTGTCCTGCGCGCGGGCTTGCCCATGGCGCAGGTGCCTGTCGCGTTGTCGCTCGGCAGCGCCGCGAGTTCGGTGATGCGGATGGGCGTGTTCATCCGCCATATCGACTGGCGCATCGTGCGCTGGTTCGTACCCGCATCGTTACCCGGTGCGCTGTTGGGCACGTGGCTTCTTCGCCATGCGAGCCCAGCGTATGCCGAGCTCGTCATCGGGCTGTTCCTCATGGGCAACCTGCCGATGCTATGGCGCAAGCCTCGTATCGTTGCGGCATCTCGCCCGGCGACGCATGGCACGCTGGCCGTCATCGGGTTCCTGGCGGGCGGGATATCGGGCTTCACCGGCGCGGTGGGCCTCCTCTTCAACGGCTTTTACCTCCGCTACGGGCTTTCGCGCGAGCGGCTCGTGGCGACGCGGGCGGCGAACGAGATCGTGCTCCACCTCGTCAAGCTCGTGCTTTACGCGTACTTCGGTCTAATGACGCGTGAGGCACTGGTGGCCGGTGCCGTCCTTGGCGCCGCAGCCATCGTTGCGGCGTTCGTATCGCGTCAGGTCATTCCGCGGCTGGGCGAAGCGTTGTTCCGGCGCGCGGGTTACGCCGCGATGATCGTGGCCGGCGTCGCGATGCTCGATGGTTCGACGGCGGACCTTGCGCAGCGGCATGGCGTCACCGTACAGGCCAGCCGCGTGGCCGGAGGTTTCGATGCCCAGGTTCGTGGATTCGGTCGCGAGGCCACCCTGGAATTCCGGCGCACGGAGGCCATGGAGGTTGAGTACGTGGTGGCTGTCGCCGACCTCCCACACCACGTGCGCACACAGGTTGAACAACTGGCCGAAGGCGCGGATCACGTCATGGTGGAGGCCGTGCACACGCTCACGCGCCGCGCCTTCGAGGTGCATGTGTGGCGCGGAGGTGTGATGGAGAAGTACACCCTTTGA
- a CDS encoding RidA family protein: MNAPQAHAAGAERRLVELGITLPPPPSPFGKYVEAVRVGNMVYFSGMLPAVGHDLPLLGRVGEALSVAEGRKAAEMAALSALAAAREFLGSLDRVTAVAKLGIYIATVGDFREHPAIADGASELMASVFGDELLAPRVVLGMASLPLGVPVELEVLLEVAH; the protein is encoded by the coding sequence ATGAACGCCCCGCAAGCGCATGCCGCTGGCGCAGAACGGCGGCTGGTGGAACTCGGCATCACGCTGCCCCCGCCGCCGTCACCGTTCGGCAAGTACGTCGAGGCGGTGCGGGTCGGCAACATGGTGTACTTCAGCGGCATGTTGCCGGCCGTAGGCCACGACCTGCCCCTGCTGGGCCGCGTGGGCGAGGCACTGAGCGTGGCCGAGGGCCGCAAGGCTGCGGAAATGGCCGCCCTCAGCGCACTCGCCGCAGCCAGGGAGTTCCTGGGCTCGCTTGACCGGGTCACCGCCGTCGCCAAACTCGGCATCTACATCGCGACGGTGGGCGATTTTCGTGAGCACCCGGCCATCGCCGATGGCGCGTCTGAGCTCATGGCAAGCGTCTTCGGCGATGAGCTGCTCGCCCCTCGCGTCGTGCTCGGCATGGCTAGCCTGCCCCTGGGCGTGCCGGTGGAACTGGAAGTCCTGCTCGAAGTCGCCCATTAA
- a CDS encoding SDR family NAD(P)-dependent oxidoreductase, with amino-acid sequence MNAKTIIVTGASQGIGAGLVKTFLDRGYNVVATSRNVSASKELPVSERLVRIDGDVAHAATAEAVVNAAVKAFGKVDGLVNNAGVFIAKPFTDTTEEDYRQLLATNLDGFLYMTQRVVKQLLAQGTGGAITSITSPLADHPIAGVPASVAMITKGGIESASLNLAMEYATQGIRVNTVGPGIVDTPMHANGPKEILATLSPINGISSIQEIVDAVVFVTEAPRVTGEALRVDGGAHLGKW; translated from the coding sequence ATGAACGCTAAAACCATCATCGTCACGGGCGCTTCGCAGGGTATCGGCGCGGGCCTCGTCAAGACCTTCCTCGATCGCGGTTACAACGTGGTCGCCACCTCCCGCAACGTGAGCGCATCGAAGGAGCTGCCGGTGTCGGAGCGCCTGGTGCGCATCGACGGCGACGTCGCCCATGCCGCCACCGCCGAAGCCGTGGTGAACGCCGCGGTCAAGGCGTTCGGCAAGGTCGACGGCCTGGTGAACAACGCTGGCGTCTTCATCGCCAAGCCGTTCACCGACACGACCGAAGAGGACTACCGCCAGCTGTTGGCAACCAACCTCGATGGCTTTCTCTACATGACCCAGCGCGTGGTGAAGCAACTGCTCGCCCAGGGCACCGGTGGCGCCATCACCAGCATCACCTCTCCGTTGGCCGATCACCCGATCGCGGGCGTGCCGGCTAGCGTGGCGATGATCACCAAGGGCGGTATCGAGTCGGCCTCGCTGAACCTCGCGATGGAATACGCCACGCAGGGCATCCGCGTGAACACCGTCGGCCCGGGCATTGTCGATACGCCGATGCATGCGAATGGCCCGAAGGAGATCCTGGCCACGTTGTCGCCGATCAACGGCATCTCGAGCATCCAGGAAATCGTGGACGCCGTGGTGTTCGTCACGGAGGCCCCGCGCGTCACCGGTGAGGCGCTCCGCGTGGATGGCGGCGCCCATCTGGGTAAGTGGTAA
- a CDS encoding LysR family transcriptional regulator, with product MVDLNDIEVFVRVAQLGSFSRAAQALGMPVSTVSRRVTTLEESLGVTLLQRSTRKLSLTVQGRAYYEQCSEPLHELHDAERALTQTQRAPEGLLRISVPVILGQPPFFEFVSDFMRAYPRIRVDLHITNAFLDLIGENIDVAIRYGDLHDSSLVARNIGTSERYVVATPGFLAGRALPQKPADLASFECVMINARNNQAEWVLVKGRRTERVHVNGPLSSRDFNSVSAFVYHGHGVGFLPTAYCDERIASGELVRLLPDWASPEFPVHAVYPTRRFMPQRLQVFLDALAAWQSPSWRRA from the coding sequence ATGGTCGATCTCAACGACATCGAGGTCTTTGTCCGCGTGGCCCAACTGGGCAGCTTCAGCCGCGCCGCGCAGGCACTGGGCATGCCGGTGTCCACCGTCAGCCGGCGGGTGACCACGCTGGAAGAGTCGCTGGGCGTGACCCTGCTCCAGCGCAGCACGCGCAAGCTCAGCCTTACCGTGCAGGGCAGGGCTTATTACGAACAGTGCAGCGAACCCCTGCATGAGTTGCACGATGCGGAGCGCGCGCTCACGCAGACCCAGCGCGCGCCGGAAGGCCTGTTACGCATCTCGGTGCCGGTCATCCTTGGCCAGCCCCCGTTCTTCGAATTCGTCTCCGATTTCATGCGGGCGTACCCGCGCATCCGCGTCGATCTGCACATCACCAACGCGTTCCTCGACCTGATTGGGGAGAACATCGACGTCGCGATCCGCTACGGCGATCTGCACGATTCGTCGCTCGTGGCGCGCAACATCGGCACCAGCGAGCGCTACGTGGTCGCCACCCCCGGCTTTCTCGCCGGACGCGCGCTGCCACAGAAGCCGGCGGACCTTGCCAGCTTCGAATGCGTGATGATCAATGCCCGGAACAACCAGGCGGAATGGGTGCTGGTGAAGGGCAGGCGCACGGAACGCGTGCACGTGAACGGCCCGCTATCCAGCCGTGATTTCAACTCGGTCAGTGCGTTCGTGTATCACGGGCATGGGGTTGGCTTCCTGCCCACCGCCTACTGTGACGAACGGATTGCTTCCGGCGAACTGGTGCGCTTGCTGCCGGATTGGGCGTCGCCGGAATTCCCGGTGCACGCCGTGTACCCGACGCGGCGCTTCATGCCGCAGCGGCTGCAGGTGTTCCTGGATGCGCTGGCGGCGTGGCAAAGCCCGTCGTGGCGACGGGCCTGA
- a CDS encoding toll/interleukin-1 receptor domain-containing protein: protein MVAQRPAAPAFRYRAFISYSHRDKAWAAWLHRALERYTIPHRLVGTLTETGVVPRRLSPIFRDADELATARDLGQKVTQALGQSACLVVVCSPAAALSRWVDEEIRTYQRLGGGERIFCLVVGGEPNASRIPGRGAEECFPPALRQRYDAEGGLSDDVIEPLAADVRSGGDGKADALCKLVAGMLGVGLDTLKRRDLQRRARRAVALSAVALAVALVMTLLALRATLARRDAVVASHVAERRQKDAEDLVAFMLGDLNDRLAQVSRLDILEAVDDRAMAYFQAQPTNEVSDRALLQRATALEKIGSVRLDQGRLDAALASYEAARVVAVRLAADQPSDVSRQGLLGEITTFIGMVHWRQGRLDDAQRTFADARGVLVAAEQASPTNDDLHFQLALLDNNMGRVMEARGALDEAGAHYRDMLGRLQRLAAADGGNVDVAEWLGSAHYNLGKLALMRGELAHAVAEFSADEAIQARLSRAEPKDANRQDSLLNVQAMLGRVQVLAGDVPAGTARLQQAVDAARALVALDLSNTDAQEHVALFSIQLARLRRLAGEHAAARDLLAAAMPIFAMLRKQDPRNAAWQREYAEAQVEASAQALLRGDRVAANAAANDAMRWLGPLRAAQPADRATLLAALSACLAAADAAPDAVAARMLRERALGEAGADGAQADPRLLALRTEAMLALGRRADAAPLIETLRVAGYRDPALVQRLRSQHIDYPVNEAFQRELVAATGGSR from the coding sequence GTGGTTGCCCAACGTCCGGCGGCCCCGGCGTTCCGCTATCGGGCCTTCATCAGTTATAGCCACCGGGACAAAGCCTGGGCGGCGTGGCTGCACCGCGCGCTCGAGCGTTACACCATCCCCCATCGCCTCGTCGGCACGTTGACCGAGACCGGTGTGGTGCCGCGCCGGCTCAGTCCCATATTTCGCGACGCCGATGAACTTGCCACGGCCCGCGATCTCGGCCAGAAGGTCACCCAGGCGCTCGGGCAATCGGCGTGCCTGGTGGTGGTCTGCTCTCCGGCTGCAGCTTTGTCCCGTTGGGTCGATGAAGAGATCCGGACCTACCAGCGCCTCGGTGGCGGCGAGCGGATCTTCTGCCTCGTGGTCGGCGGTGAGCCCAACGCCAGCCGCATCCCCGGCCGTGGGGCCGAGGAATGTTTTCCGCCTGCGTTGCGCCAGCGCTACGACGCGGAGGGCGGCCTCAGCGACGACGTCATCGAGCCACTCGCTGCGGATGTCCGTTCCGGCGGCGACGGCAAGGCCGATGCACTGTGCAAGCTGGTGGCGGGGATGCTGGGCGTCGGCCTCGATACCCTGAAGCGACGCGACCTGCAGCGCCGCGCACGGCGCGCGGTGGCGCTCTCCGCCGTGGCCCTGGCCGTGGCGCTGGTAATGACCCTTCTTGCGCTCCGTGCGACCCTCGCACGGCGAGATGCCGTGGTCGCAAGCCACGTCGCGGAGCGCCGGCAGAAGGATGCAGAGGATCTGGTCGCCTTCATGCTGGGTGACCTGAATGACCGGCTGGCCCAGGTATCGCGGCTGGATATCCTCGAAGCGGTGGATGACCGCGCGATGGCGTATTTCCAGGCCCAGCCCACGAACGAGGTGAGCGACCGGGCTTTGCTCCAGCGTGCGACGGCGCTGGAAAAGATTGGCAGCGTGCGACTGGATCAGGGGCGGCTGGATGCGGCGCTCGCATCGTACGAAGCGGCGCGCGTCGTTGCCGTCCGGCTGGCGGCCGACCAGCCTTCCGACGTGTCCCGCCAGGGGTTGCTCGGAGAGATCACGACCTTCATTGGCATGGTGCACTGGCGGCAGGGCCGGCTGGATGACGCGCAGCGCACGTTCGCTGACGCACGCGGCGTGTTGGTCGCTGCGGAACAGGCGTCGCCCACGAACGATGACCTGCACTTCCAGCTTGCCCTGCTCGATAACAACATGGGACGGGTGATGGAAGCGCGCGGTGCGCTGGATGAGGCGGGCGCGCATTACCGCGACATGCTCGGCCGCTTGCAACGTCTTGCGGCGGCCGATGGCGGCAATGTGGATGTTGCGGAGTGGCTCGGGTCCGCGCATTACAACCTGGGCAAGCTGGCATTGATGCGCGGCGAGCTTGCCCACGCCGTGGCGGAATTTTCTGCCGACGAAGCCATCCAGGCACGGCTGAGCCGTGCCGAGCCCAAGGATGCCAATCGCCAGGACAGCCTGCTCAACGTGCAGGCCATGCTCGGCCGTGTACAGGTGCTCGCGGGCGATGTGCCTGCGGGGACGGCGCGCCTGCAACAAGCGGTCGACGCCGCGCGCGCGCTCGTTGCCCTCGACCTGAGCAACACGGATGCGCAGGAGCACGTCGCGCTGTTCTCCATCCAGCTCGCGCGTCTGCGCCGACTCGCGGGGGAGCACGCGGCCGCGCGCGATCTCCTTGCAGCGGCCATGCCCATCTTCGCGATGCTGCGCAAGCAGGACCCGCGTAACGCCGCGTGGCAGCGCGAGTACGCCGAAGCCCAGGTCGAGGCATCGGCCCAGGCGTTGCTGCGCGGTGATCGCGTGGCGGCCAACGCCGCCGCAAACGACGCCATGCGCTGGCTAGGGCCACTGCGCGCCGCACAACCCGCCGACCGGGCGACGCTGCTTGCCGCGCTCAGCGCGTGCCTCGCGGCCGCGGATGCCGCGCCCGACGCTGTTGCAGCGCGCATGCTTCGCGAGCGCGCACTGGGCGAGGCCGGTGCGGATGGGGCCCAGGCGGACCCCCGGCTCCTCGCGTTACGGACCGAGGCCATGCTCGCGCTTGGACGCCGGGCGGATGCCGCGCCACTCATCGAAACGTTGCGGGTAGCGGGCTACCGCGACCCCGCGCTCGTACAGCGCCTGCGCAGCCAGCACATTGATTACCCCGTCAACGAGGCCTTCCAGCGCGAGCTGGTCGCCGCGACGGGCGGCAGCCGTTAG
- a CDS encoding DUF488 family protein — protein MKSPPLFTVGHSTRTTEDFLAVLLDAGVACLVDVRAFPRSRTNPQFNQDVLPAALASAGIGYEHLPGLAGRRRKSVVVAPDVNAYWKVAGFHNYADYALSESFQASFRDLMRVSAAKPAAMMCSEVLWWRCHRRIIADYALAEGREVRHLFDVGHVEEARLTDAAVAHADGTITYPG, from the coding sequence GTGAAGTCACCGCCGCTATTCACCGTGGGCCACTCGACGCGCACGACCGAGGATTTCCTGGCCGTGTTGCTGGATGCGGGCGTCGCGTGCCTGGTGGATGTGCGGGCCTTTCCGCGCTCACGTACAAACCCCCAGTTCAATCAGGACGTACTCCCCGCTGCGCTGGCATCGGCAGGTATCGGCTACGAACACCTTCCGGGGCTAGCCGGGCGCCGGCGGAAATCCGTGGTGGTCGCCCCCGATGTGAACGCGTACTGGAAGGTTGCCGGGTTCCACAACTACGCGGATTACGCGCTATCGGAATCCTTCCAGGCATCGTTCCGTGACCTTATGCGGGTCAGTGCCGCGAAACCCGCCGCGATGATGTGCTCGGAAGTGCTGTGGTGGCGCTGCCACCGGCGGATCATCGCGGACTACGCCTTGGCCGAGGGGCGGGAAGTTCGGCATCTCTTCGACGTGGGTCATGTCGAAGAAGCGCGTCTCACCGATGCCGCAGTGGCGCATGCGGACGGAACGATCACGTACCCCGGCTAG
- a CDS encoding ATP-binding protein, which produces MPDARPRWPRTLYGRLVLVLVVGMLVAQLLTGTIWFDKRYDRLQEIPARLAGARIAQALRTLETHPDLTGELSSGDFSITVLGNVAPRSKLTHEQRETERLIADAAARQAGAPRDMRLREVRLYDDDNREGTHLAMVTAEHPHSQFIVDAATLDGHAYRFAVTEGQAGLRQRPAEAFREYAWRVYGLRTLLILLLGLLLVRWITRPLTRLAEAAKTLGSDLRAPPLTLTGPNEVRAAAGAFNQMQQRLMRALDERDELLGAVSHDLRTPITRMRLRTEMMPAGQERDVLRGELAEMQALVDSVLAYLSAGASPGPLQQVDLGALAIAVSEDQRDMGHDVACLVEGEGIVAGETRAMRRALGNLIDNAVRHGHRARVLVRGTELTIDDDGPGIPDEAMAHVLQPYFRLERSRRSGIHGTGLGLSIARQLLLAQGATLALSNAHGASGVEGLRVTIRFQAWGGD; this is translated from the coding sequence ATGCCTGACGCACGGCCACGCTGGCCACGTACGCTGTATGGTCGCCTGGTGCTTGTCCTGGTGGTCGGCATGCTTGTCGCCCAGCTGCTCACGGGTACCATCTGGTTCGATAAACGCTACGACCGGCTGCAGGAAATCCCGGCACGGCTTGCCGGTGCCCGCATCGCCCAGGCACTGCGCACCCTTGAGACCCACCCTGACCTCACCGGCGAGCTATCGTCGGGGGACTTCAGCATCACCGTGCTGGGCAACGTCGCGCCGCGCAGCAAACTCACCCACGAGCAACGGGAAACCGAGCGGCTCATCGCCGACGCCGCAGCGCGACAGGCGGGCGCGCCTCGCGATATGCGTTTGCGCGAGGTTCGTCTCTACGACGACGACAACCGCGAAGGCACACATCTGGCCATGGTGACGGCCGAACATCCACATAGCCAGTTCATCGTGGACGCGGCGACCCTCGACGGCCACGCGTACCGCTTCGCGGTCACGGAGGGCCAGGCCGGCCTGCGACAACGCCCCGCGGAAGCGTTCCGCGAATACGCATGGCGCGTCTATGGCCTGCGCACCCTGTTGATCCTGCTGCTGGGCCTGCTTCTGGTGCGCTGGATCACCCGCCCCCTTACCCGCCTTGCCGAGGCGGCGAAGACGCTGGGCAGCGATCTGCGTGCGCCGCCGCTCACCCTGACCGGCCCTAACGAAGTTCGCGCGGCCGCCGGCGCATTCAACCAGATGCAGCAACGGCTGATGCGTGCGCTCGATGAGCGCGACGAGCTCCTGGGCGCCGTATCACACGACCTGCGCACGCCGATTACACGGATGCGTTTGCGTACGGAGATGATGCCGGCCGGACAAGAACGAGACGTGCTTCGTGGCGAACTGGCGGAGATGCAGGCACTGGTGGATTCGGTGCTGGCGTACCTTTCCGCCGGCGCGTCCCCTGGGCCCCTGCAGCAGGTCGACCTGGGTGCGCTGGCTATCGCGGTAAGCGAAGACCAGCGAGACATGGGCCACGACGTCGCCTGTCTCGTCGAGGGCGAAGGCATCGTCGCTGGCGAGACACGGGCCATGCGCCGGGCGCTGGGTAACCTCATCGACAACGCGGTGCGCCACGGGCACCGGGCACGCGTGCTCGTTCGCGGCACGGAACTCACCATCGACGACGACGGGCCCGGCATCCCGGACGAGGCGATGGCGCATGTGCTGCAACCCTATTTCCGCCTGGAGCGCTCGCGTCGCTCGGGCATCCACGGCACGGGCCTGGGCCTCAGCATCGCCAGGCAATTGCTGCTCGCCCAGGGAGCGACGCTGGCACTGTCGAATGCCCACGGCGCCTCGGGGGTGGAAGGCCTGCGCGTGACGATCCGTTTCCAGGCGTGGGGTGGCGACTAG
- a CDS encoding response regulator, with amino-acid sequence MAPPHLLIVDDDAGIRDLLQGYLHAQGYGATAVGDGKAMWQALREGTFDLVVLDLMLPGDNGITLCRKLRESHDLPVIMLTAHWQASERVAGLDAGADDYVMKPFDPVELLARIRAVLRRATPSTKAEPRMLRFNGWRLDTRVREMTSPGGRVVSLGGSDYRALRELLASPHRPVSRDHLVDQVYGRDRAPNDRAIDVCISRLRQYLDDDARKPSLIRTLRNQGYVLTADVHADA; translated from the coding sequence ATGGCCCCACCGCATCTCCTTATCGTCGACGACGACGCCGGTATCCGCGACCTGCTGCAGGGTTACCTGCATGCGCAGGGTTACGGCGCCACGGCCGTCGGCGACGGTAAGGCGATGTGGCAGGCGCTGCGGGAAGGCACGTTCGACCTCGTGGTGCTCGACCTCATGCTACCGGGCGACAACGGCATCACCCTGTGCCGCAAGCTGCGGGAATCGCATGACCTTCCCGTCATCATGCTCACGGCGCACTGGCAGGCGTCGGAGCGCGTCGCGGGGTTGGACGCAGGCGCCGATGATTACGTCATGAAGCCTTTCGACCCCGTCGAGCTGCTCGCGCGCATCCGCGCGGTCTTGCGCCGCGCCACGCCATCCACGAAGGCGGAGCCGCGCATGCTGCGCTTCAACGGTTGGCGACTGGACACGCGTGTCCGCGAGATGACCTCCCCAGGGGGCCGCGTGGTTAGCCTGGGCGGCTCCGACTACCGCGCGCTTCGCGAACTGCTGGCCAGCCCCCATCGCCCCGTCAGCAGGGACCACCTCGTTGACCAGGTCTATGGTCGCGACCGTGCCCCGAACGACCGCGCCATCGATGTATGCATCAGCAGGCTGCGCCAGTACCTGGACGACGATGCCCGCAAGCCCTCGCTCATCCGTACCCTGCGCAACCAGGGCTATGTACTGACAGCGGATGTGCACGCGGATGCCTGA